The sequence CACATCGCACATCTCTCGCGGTCTGTCGTCGCGCCTACCGTAACCACCACTTCTGGGTTTTCCGTACATTATATTCTACCTATGGTATTATATTCCCCAGTCCGCCTCAAGACGGCTTAAGGAATGATTTGTGATATCTTCTACCTATATATAAAGGTCGGTATGACAGGCAGTTCCGTTCGCTTCCTACCCTCATTGTTCGCAGAGCCTTCGTCTGCCCCAGGCGATGCTTGCAGGAGAAGTTATTTACTGACACCAGCGCCTGCGGAGAGAAGGACTGAGGTCGGAAGATGACCCGGACCATTGAGACGGACGTCCTCGTGATAGGGGGCGGTGGAGCAGGGCTCCGCGCGGCGATCGAAGCAGCCAGGCAGAATGCTCGCGTTCTGATCGTTGCCCGTTCGGTGCTAGGCAAGGCTCACACCACCATGGCCGAGGGAGGGGTGAACGCGGCATTGGGCAACCGCGACCCGGAGGATTCGGTGGAATCGCATTTCCGGGATACGGTGGTGGAGGGTGCATTCCTCAACGACCAGCGTCTGGTGAAGATCCTGGTGGAGCAGATCGCCGATCGCGTCTACGACCTAGAGGAGTTCGGGGCGGTGTTCGACCGAACCCCCGAGGGTGGGATCGCGCAGCGGTCGTTCGGAGGGCAAAGCCACCCTCGCACCTGCTACGTCGGAGACGAGACCGGTCACGAGATGATAATGTCCCTGGTGGAGGAGGTCCGCCGCAGACATATCCGGCACATGGACGAATTCATGATCACCCGGTTGTTCCGAGATGAGACGCGCTGTTCCGGAGCCTTTGGCATCGAGATGAGCTCCGGCGAATACCTGCTGTTCCGCTCCAAAGCGATCGTGTTGTCCTCTGGCGGAGCGGGGAGCCTGTACAAGGTGACCTCCAATCCTGACGAGGCGAACGGGGACGGATACGCCATGGCCTATGACATAGGAGCCGAACTCATGGACATGGAGCAAGTACAGTTCCATCCCACGGGCATGGTCTATCCCGATGCGGTAAGGGGCATCCTTGTGACTGAGGCAGTTAGAGGGGAGGGCGGACTGCTCAAGAACTCTCTGGGGGAGAGATTCATGGGGCGATACAGTCCGGTCCAGATGGAGCTCTCGCCCCGCGACGTGGTCGCCAGGGCGATCTACTCTGAGATCCAGGCCGGCCGAGGGACGGAAAGGGGGGGCGTCTACCTGGACATCACGCACAAAGACCCAGAGACCGTGCGAAGGAAGCTCCCGCGCATGGTCAAGCAGTTCCAGACCTTTGCTGACCTGGACATCACCAAGGCGCCTATGGAGGTCGCGCCTACAGCGCATCATTTCATGGGTGGGGTCAAGATTAGGCCGGAGGACAACCGCTCAACTACCGTCGCAGGTCTATACCTGGCAGGCGAGGTGGAGGGGGGAGTGCACGGTGGCAACCGCCTGGGAGGAAACGCGCTCGCGGAAACGCAGGTCTTCGGTGCGCGCGCTGGTCTCTATGCGGCGCAGTACGCCAAACAGATCGGCATGGTCCACATCGACCCTGGTGAGGTCATGGGGGAGGCAGAGCGACTGGATTCCATGTTCCGTTCGGGTGAGAGGCCCCAAGCCCTGCGGCAGAACATCCGACGCATGATGTGGGACCTTGTTGGCATAGTCCGCAACGAGAAGGACCTAGCGCAGGCGCTGGAAGAAATCCGTTCCATGCAAAGGAAGGCTCAAGAGGTAGGGGTCTCAGGAGGCAAGCGCTACAATCCCGAGTGGTATGACGCCATCGCTCTCGGGCACATGCTGGTGGTGGCCGAGGCCATCATCCTGTCGGCCCTGACGAGAAAGGAGAGCCGAGGGGCGCACTTCCGTTCCGATCATCCGCGCCGGGACGACCAGAATTGGTTCGTCAACCTTAACCTGATCAAAGGAGAAGACGGAGGTATGAAGGTCTTCTCCACTCCCATCCAGGCAGAGAGTATGCGTCCAGAGGAGGCCAGAGAGGAATGAACGACCAGGTCATCCGGTTCAGAGTCTTCCGCTTTGACCCGGCGGTGGACGAGGAGCCCCATTACGATAACTATGATGTCCCGTACGTGCCAAAGATGCGCATCCTGGACGCGCTCAATTACATTCACGAGCACCTCGATGGCTCGCTCTCCTATCGCTACATGTGCCGTGCCAGTCAGTGCGGTTCCTGCACGTTGACGGTCAACGGACGACCAGGGCCGGCATGCAAGACCGAGGTGCCAATCGATGGCAAGGAAGTGGTGGTGGAGCCTCTACGGATCTTCCCGGTCATCAAGGACCTGGTCACGGATATGGAGCGAGGTTACAGCCGGTTCGAGGCCGCCAGACCGTATGTGGAACGGCCCTCCAGACCCTCCAGGCCGGAGGTGGTGAAGGCGGAGGAGATAGAGGAGCTCAAACCCCTCCGCTCCTGCATCGAATGCTGGTCCTGCGTGGCCATCTGCCCGGTGGTGAACGAGATCTCCGACGAGTACCTTGGCCCGATGGGCATGCGTAAGCTGGCCGAGCTCTCACTGGACAAGCGGGATATACTGGACCGCACGAGCATGGCTTTGGTGGAAGGCGTCTACAACTGCACCACCTGCAAGAACTGCTGGGCGGTGTGCCCGCAGGAGATCCGCGTGCCGGAGAAGGCCATCGAGAAGCTGCGCGCCATGGCCATCAAAAAGGGGCTGGCCCCGCTTCCTCCGCACAAAGTGGCCATCGCCTCCATCCGCAACTATTGGAACCCGTGGATGGCACCGCGAGCACAGAGGGCGCGTTGGGCGAGGCCCTTGGACCTACCGGAGAAAGGCGAGACCATGTTCTTCGCTGGCTGCTCTCCCTCTCTGCTCAAGCAGAACTTGGCGGTGGGGACGGTGAAGATACTCAAGCACCTGGGTGAGGACGTGGGCTATCTGAGCAAGGAGGAGAGGTGCTGTTCGTCGCCCCTTCTGAGGGTCGGGGAGACAGCCCTCTTCGAGGAGATGGCCAAGGCCAACATCGAGGCAATGAGGAAAGCGGGGGCGAAGAGGGTGGTGGTCACCTGCGCCGGCTGCTACAAGGCCTGGAAGGAGGACTATCGCGATCATTTCGGGGAGCTGGGGTTCGAGGTCCTCCATATCTCCGAGGTCATAGAGAGAGCGCTGAAGGAAGGGGGGATCAAGCTCAAGGAGGCCGAAGTCAATCAATGCACGATCACCTACCACGACCCTTGTCATCTTGGCCGTGCTGGAGGAGTGTACGAAGCCCCGCGTTTCGTCCTGACCTCCGTTCCAGGCATTAAGCTGGTGGAGATGGAACGCAATCGGGAGAACAGTGCCTGTTGTGGCTCTGGAGGGGGAGTGAAGACCGCTCGTCCCTCGCTGTCGACCACCATCGGTTCCACCAGGTTGAGGATGGTCCAGGCTACCAGGGCGGACGAAGTGGTCTCGTGCTGTCCCTGGTGCGAGCAGAACCTGGAGGACAGCATCAAGGCGGGAGGATATCCTGCCTGGAGGGTGCGCGACCTCGTGGACATCGTCTCAGCGGCGCTGGAGTGAGAGAAATGGGAAGCGCGAACGCAAAGAAGAGGGTCGACTTGGAGGCGGAGCGGGTGTTCTTCGAGCGAGGCCTGGATGAGCTGCAGGGACGCCTGGGCTACAGTTTCGGGCGCAGGGAGCTTCTCCGGCAGGCGTTGACCCACTCCTCTTATGTGGGAGAGACCAAGAAGGGCAAGTCCTACGAACGCCTGGAATTCTTCGGCGACCGGGTAATCGAGGTCACGGTGTGCGAATGGCTCTTCCAGAATCGGCCAAACGACGATGAGGGCGAGCTGAGCAAAGCTCTGGGTTGGATTGCCGACGAAGAGAGCCTGGCGAGGATTGGAGAGGAGTTGGGCCTGAGGAACCTGATAAGGCTGGGACAGGGCCTCAGAGGGAACGGGATATCCGAGAGCGTCTTGGCGGATGCGGTGGAAGCGATCATGTGCGCCGTCTATTTGGACGGAGGGATGAACCCCGCCGCCAAGCTGGTGACCAGGCTGGTGCTGAAGGATGGCAAGATAGGGATCATGCCTGAGGATTTCCTCTCTCGGAGCACGCTCGATGAGGTCTGCTGCAAGCTCGACCTTGATCCACCAGTATTCACCCATGAAGCGCAAGGACCCGAACATCAGAAGGTCTTTCGGTGCACGGTCTCGGTGGGTGGGGTGATCAAAGGCGAGGGCACGG comes from Methanomassiliicoccales archaeon and encodes:
- a CDS encoding FAD-binding protein; protein product: MTRTIETDVLVIGGGGAGLRAAIEAARQNARVLIVARSVLGKAHTTMAEGGVNAALGNRDPEDSVESHFRDTVVEGAFLNDQRLVKILVEQIADRVYDLEEFGAVFDRTPEGGIAQRSFGGQSHPRTCYVGDETGHEMIMSLVEEVRRRHIRHMDEFMITRLFRDETRCSGAFGIEMSSGEYLLFRSKAIVLSSGGAGSLYKVTSNPDEANGDGYAMAYDIGAELMDMEQVQFHPTGMVYPDAVRGILVTEAVRGEGGLLKNSLGERFMGRYSPVQMELSPRDVVARAIYSEIQAGRGTERGGVYLDITHKDPETVRRKLPRMVKQFQTFADLDITKAPMEVAPTAHHFMGGVKIRPEDNRSTTVAGLYLAGEVEGGVHGGNRLGGNALAETQVFGARAGLYAAQYAKQIGMVHIDPGEVMGEAERLDSMFRSGERPQALRQNIRRMMWDLVGIVRNEKDLAQALEEIRSMQRKAQEVGVSGGKRYNPEWYDAIALGHMLVVAEAIILSALTRKESRGAHFRSDHPRRDDQNWFVNLNLIKGEDGGMKVFSTPIQAESMRPEEAREE
- a CDS encoding succinate dehydrogenase/fumarate reductase iron-sulfur subunit is translated as MNDQVIRFRVFRFDPAVDEEPHYDNYDVPYVPKMRILDALNYIHEHLDGSLSYRYMCRASQCGSCTLTVNGRPGPACKTEVPIDGKEVVVEPLRIFPVIKDLVTDMERGYSRFEAARPYVERPSRPSRPEVVKAEEIEELKPLRSCIECWSCVAICPVVNEISDEYLGPMGMRKLAELSLDKRDILDRTSMALVEGVYNCTTCKNCWAVCPQEIRVPEKAIEKLRAMAIKKGLAPLPPHKVAIASIRNYWNPWMAPRAQRARWARPLDLPEKGETMFFAGCSPSLLKQNLAVGTVKILKHLGEDVGYLSKEERCCSSPLLRVGETALFEEMAKANIEAMRKAGAKRVVVTCAGCYKAWKEDYRDHFGELGFEVLHISEVIERALKEGGIKLKEAEVNQCTITYHDPCHLGRAGGVYEAPRFVLTSVPGIKLVEMERNRENSACCGSGGGVKTARPSLSTTIGSTRLRMVQATRADEVVSCCPWCEQNLEDSIKAGGYPAWRVRDLVDIVSAALE
- the rnc gene encoding ribonuclease III, translated to MGSANAKKRVDLEAERVFFERGLDELQGRLGYSFGRRELLRQALTHSSYVGETKKGKSYERLEFFGDRVIEVTVCEWLFQNRPNDDEGELSKALGWIADEESLARIGEELGLRNLIRLGQGLRGNGISESVLADAVEAIMCAVYLDGGMNPAAKLVTRLVLKDGKIGIMPEDFLSRSTLDEVCCKLDLDPPVFTHEAQGPEHQKVFRCTVSVGGVIKGEGTGKTKKAAERRASADALEKMRQHSPPSSSPGQQNWSI